The region TTCTGAAACTCCAAAACTCTATAATTATAACATATTCTCCTGTCTGTCATTTTTCCATTTCGCCGTTTTGCGTTtctgtgtttttgtttttgtgctGCAAAGCTTCTTATTATATGGATAATATTAACAGGATTTCTTTAAATGTTTGACAGATAACCGTATCAGGCACATTCCAGTCATTCATGACAAGGACATGATGGGTATGGTTTCCATTGGAGATGTTGTCCGTGCTGTGGTGGCTGAGCACCGGGAGGAGTTGGACCGCTTGAATGCTTACATACAAGGAGGTTACTAGATGATGACGACAAACATGATGAAATGCCGGTGATGCCCCTTCGTTTCGATGCACACCCTGTAAATATGGCGTTTCGTATGCGCCTTTCGTTATGTGGTTTTTACCTACTTGCCATATCAGAGTATCTGATATTTAATAACATCATGTGGACTAACGACTTAAGAATAAGCATTGTCATGTGGTTCATGTACATGGCCAGTGCCTTCTTATGGATGGCTGCAAACTTAtgatattcaaaaacatttaattttgaaGATCTATCATGGCCTCTTAATGCCAATTTATATTGCAGAGAAGGTTATTATTATGTTCATATTGTTAATTTCTGTGGAATtggtttattttcatttttgagtTCACAGGGctgaaaatattttgtttttgttaacaAAATCTCTTTTTATTACAATGGAGTGGGGGGGAGGTAACTGGTTGTGCACCGAATTAAACTAATTGAAATAAAGTGAACCCTATGGAAAAGATGGTCGGTGAGGTTTattaagtataattttttttaaagttgaattttcaaaaaaaaaaaagatctaatattaaatgacatttttagaaaatgtaaaataattttttcattgtATGTAAGTTGTTAAATGTATCATAATTATATTCTTtgtttttgattaaattcttaatttcgATTCTTTTTATAGGATTTAAAATAAGATTCGTAAAAGTTAGATGGACAACCTTTCAAATCTAGATATACAAGAAACTGACACTAAAGTCCGAACGATCACTAGAGATTTTTGAACGACCGGagaaaacaaatcataaaataaGCAAACAAGTATAAAAATTCTTTTAAAGAAAGAGATAAAATCCATTACGTATAGATAAAACTTCATATCGAAGAGATTTATTGGAAGGAAGATTAAAACTatatcatatttattatttataagcGAAGAAAAGGTGATTTCTGAGTCAAATCGGAAAATCATCTCCTCACATCATTTAAAGGATAAAGATGAAGAAGAGGTGTTTTAAAGAGAAGTGAGAGTAAATTTTTTGAGAGAGAGAGATATATTCGTTCATTTTGTATTTCACTTCTTATCAGTTTTAGTTATGTACTTTCGAACTGTCAAATTTTACATGATTGAACCTGACTTTTAACAGAGACTTTCTTGGTTGGAAAGAGGAGGCCTTTATTATTTAAAAGGGGCTAAAATATTGCAAATCGTGGCTTTCAAGTAGAAAGAGAATCATTTGCTATGATTTTTGGTCTCTCTCttcctaaattttttattttcaacttcAGTTAATTAACCTTCTGAGTTGATTTTAGAGTcggtaaattatttattgtctttttttaaCATTGTTAAACATCTAAGATGTGGTGTTTAGTAAAACGgctaaatacaaattaaatcatgaattttaatgCAATTTACAATTACAATATTGGATACCAACTTTCACTTTTTGACAGATCGAAATACCGGTCCTTTCCGATATAAATTTGTTGAGTTGGAAATTGAAATTGCCACGTAGGCAGGCACACTGAAAAATATACAATGTTTCGATTTTCCAAAAAGTGAAACTTGATGCTTgattttataaaacttttaaagtccttattgtaattgcaaattacgtTCGCGATTTAATTTGCAACGTGTTAGCATATGTGGCAATTACTAAAATTCAGTGTGTTAGTATACATGGCAATTTCGGCTTCCAACTCAGCAATTTTACATTGAACAACAAACGATGCTTCGATttactaaaagataaaatttggTATCCGACAttgccaaattttaaatttacattataaTTGCAAGTACTCTAAAATTTGTGattaaatttgcaattaatctCTAATAAAACAATACACATACAATCAATTTCTATCACCTTACACATtatcataaaattcaaaaactcaaaatactcaaaatacacttaaaacattaaaactaaaaatctaACCATCGCCACCACCTACTATCACCTGGATCCATGATTGTTTCCCCCCAACAATAATCACCCTCCCCTCCAGTCCCAACAGTTGCTACCATCCCTTCATAACCCATCACCGTTGAAACCATTGGGTCAACGATCTGAGCCACGACATGAACAACGATCCAGTGAGCCACGATAAGGGCGCCGATCTGAGGACAGAGATTTGTTTGAAATCTTTCATCGACGACAATCTACAACTCGTGTATCTTCTATTAGATTTTCAATGACTAAAAAGAAGTATggactcgtgattgaggagatcTATCAGAGATATATTTACTGTAGATCTAAACTGGTTACTACCATACTCTTTGACTCAGCCCACATGAATCTCACTCTAATCATTTTCCTTTAAGAAAATATACAATATACTATTTATGTTTGAGGCATATCTAATGGAAACTAGAATATTTGGGAGCAAAATCGAATTTTTCATTAATTGGAAAAATGAGCACTAGCTCAGTATTTATACAAGCTCAAGAGAGTAACTGCTCTCTTCTAATTAACTACAGCCAATGACAGCTAATTGCCATCTAATTGCCAGCTAATAAATTATACACACTTGTCACATGAGTTTCTATGATAACACTTggattgctgacatggcttcTATATTGTGATCTTCAAAGTCAGCAGATGCAGCATGTGTGAGCTGAAAGCATCCTGAGTTGCTGAGCTAAATACAGGTTTTGTTATCCCCCCACAAGCTGGAGCATACAAGTCTTGTAAGCCCAGCTTGGCTATAGCAAGTGAAAACAAAGCAGGAGGAAGAGCCTTAGTGAAGCTATCTGCAAGCTGATTAACAGATGTAACTGGCAAGAGATGAACCACTTTCTTGACTAGATTTTCTCTGATCACATGACAATCAATGTCAATGTGTTTAGTCCTTTCATGGAACACTGGATTGTGTGATAACTGAATTGCAGATTGGTTATCACAAAAAATTGTAGCAGCTTGAGGATGAGAAACTTGGAGATCACGCAACAAATACAATAACCACTGAATCTCACAAGTAAGGGAAGCTAGAGCTCTATATTCAGCTTCTGATGAAGATCTTGATACAGTGGTCCGTTTCTTGGATTTCCATGAAATCAAAGACTTTCCAAGAAAAATACAGAAACCAGAAACTGATCTTCTTATTTCAGTGCAGGCAGCCCATTCAGAATCAGCAAAACTTTGTAAGGAAATAGTTGATGAAGAGGAAAAGAACAGACCTCTACCAGGAGATACTTTGATACCATAATGGAAACTAGAACATTTGAGAGcaaaatcaaatttttcattAATTGGAAAAGTGAGCACTAGCTCAGTATTTATACAAGCTCAAGAGAGTAACTGCTCTCTTCAAACTAACTACAACTAATGACAGCTAATTGATAGCTAATTGCCAGCTAATAAACTATACACACTTGTCACATGAGTTTTTATGATAACACTTggattgctgacatggcttcTGTATTGTGATCTTCAAAGTCAGCAGATGCAGCATGTGTAGAATCATGCTGAATGTGTGAGCTGAAAGCATCCTGAGTTGCTGAGGTAAATACAAGTTTTGTTAATATCAATGTAAGATCCCAAAGGTCATTTTCAAAATGTGATTTCAAAATCAGCTTTTTCTGAACAGATTTAGATTTTGAAATTCTTAGCTTTTCAAAACGGACTTAAAAAACTCTATCCAACTTTCTATCCAGTTTTTAATTCCCATTTTGAAAATCTTTACTTTTTAGGTCCGATCTTATTAGCTTTCGAAAAATTATCAATCCTAATCAAGTAAATCGTAAgacaattattttttcaattcaaaACCTTAAATTTTAGAGTCACTCTCTCGTATGACCATAAGTCACACCTATTTTAAATCTAGATAAAATTTCTTTCATATACTTACTTTTTGTTTTGGAAATAGTATAATATAGTCAAATTCATTATTAATTTCTATTCAGCAAACTCATTGATGTTAAGGGTAAACAAATaacaactttaataaaatacaaGCAACATTCTTTTTGAaacatcaaaaaatataaaaaaaataacctaTTTTCAGGTCCCTAAACTATACCTATTTTATTTATCCagtccttaaactattttttatctttatatggTCTTTCAACTAGCGAAAAATCATTTTCAAGTCCTTAAACAATAAAAACGAcgttattttgttatttttgaaaatgcgaTTTGTTACCTTAAACGGTATCGTTTTTGTCAATCAAGGActcgaaaataatttttcactaaattgaaagatcagctaagaataaaaaataatttaaagaccgggtaaaaaaatatattgttcAAGGATTTAGAAATGAGTTATTGATTCAATAATtagtagtatatatttttttatccggtctttaaattattttttattgacgAAATTGTAAGGTCAGGTGTTATTAgagaaaaaatgaaagttcgtagTTTTTAAGGTGATTAGCCATgtttactattcgccgccccaaatTACTGGCCACCGCcccaaaaattatcattttacccttattgtaaaaaaaaaaaaaattctgaaccaaaaaaaaaatgtgttcTCTCAAATGATAGTAGTCCACATTTACTAATTCgattaaaatgacggataacgcTCGTAATTCGTCCGGAAACGAATATCCACCATCCGAAACTAGCGTATCCGGATTTGCCGAggtattttatctattttacgttcgttttatttttttttaattttttttaaatatttttaaatggtcCATCGCCGACAGATGGCGATGGACCATATGGGCCATCGCCCAACGATGGCCCATGGCCGCATGGGCCATCGCCATCTTTGGGCGATGGCCCATATGGTCCATCGCCATCTTTCGGCGATGGACCATATGGGCCATCGCCCAAAGATGGCGATGGCCCATGCGGCCATGGGTCCCTCGGGGACGATTCCGTCCCTGAGGgacaatatttttctttttttttttaatttaaataaataaaaaaaaaatttaattaatgaatttaattaatgaatttaattaatgaaataaataattaaatgtctttaaattaattaatttttattagttagagatcaattaaattctattagttataatataagtttagtgttttaattaaattttatgtggACTACTATTTATTTGTTAGTGTTTTTAATTAGAGTTTcgattaaatttaactttttttgttagCGAATTTTTGTATTCATGtgtttaatgttattttataattgtgattttatttaactagtgtaattttaatttatttttctgaaaattgttacaattattttcgttttgcaggttcatttagaagattatggcAGTGACGGTATCGATTACAGTGAACGGTTTTTTTATGAAAACGGATTTGAAAGTGATACCGAAGCAATAAATTGGGCAAAGGGAATTGCTATACAGATTGGGTTTGAGCTGGTTATTTCGTCTCACAAGAAAGGGGGGTTGGTAAAACTTTTGAGATGTTGTCGGGGTGAGAGATATAGAGGGTCACACACAGATTTAGATTCTTTTGCACGAAAGAATACGAAGACGAAGGCCTGCCAATGCCCTTTCAGGATTGTGGTGAAATTTATTAATGGCACATGGACTGTTCTTGCGAAGTCTGGGATTTCAAGTATGCACAATCATGCGTTAGCTGTGTATCCTGAGGGACACCGTCAGATGAGCGGACTGAGCGCTGCGGCCAAAATGATTGTGCGGGATATGAGTGCGGCACAAGCTAAGCCGTGTGCTATTTTGGCGGCTGTTCAAGAAAAATTTCCATCTGACAACCGTCCATCTTTCCCCTTTTTCCGCCGAATGTTCACGATTGGTCCTAAACTCTCGTCCTCAGAAGTCTCAAAATCAGCATCGTCTATCCGACGGTCTTCCATGTCATCATCCTCCATCCGATCATCCTGTATCTGATCATCGACTGGCGTCTCACTAGCTCCCTCAATAGCAGGAGTCCCCTTCTTGTGTCGTCGGACTGAGGCACTCACACCACGCTTTCGAACATTTCGTTGTCCCGACTCCTCAAAATCAGCTTCAGCTATAATAGGCTTACTCTTTCCCCTGCCACCATTACCGGGTCCTTCTTTCTGCAATTATCAATTTTACaatcaataatattaattaaattatactattaaacttaagcaaataaaaatatattaataaaattctaaattgtaaatacctaaatttatttagtccgtaaaattaaagattatttcttaaaatctaaaataatatcactatcaaaattaaatttaattaaatctatataataaaatttaattaaataaaaaattatattatacaacctaaaattatactactaaaatttaatttaactacacctataactaataaaatttaatttaattacacctataactaataaaatttaattgtatttttcaattaattttttttaattaatttttaggttattttattatttattaaatccattaattttaattttttaaattaaaaaatatatataaaaaaaatttaaatcgattTACGGCCCTCGGACGCCGGCGGGTCCTGGCCATCGCCGGCGACGGCCTGGCCGTCGCCAGGCGACGGCCTGCACCATCGcccggcgatggcgatggtgcaGCAGACCATCGCCGGGCGATGGCGTGCACCATCGCCGGCCGATGGCGATGGTGCAGCAGACCATCGCCgggcgatggcgatggtgcaACCGGTCATCGCCATCGCCGGACGATGACCGGTttccgtaaaaaaaaaaattaaaaaaattgaaaactgaaattaaattacTTACCGGAGGTCCCCGTCTTTTATCTTTCGCCAATTCCGACATAAATCGGCTTCGATTATTGTTTGAGATTTTGTAATGGATTTTTGTTTGAGAGGAAGTTGAGAggatgatttttttgttttttgagttGAAAAAGGATTAGGGGTAGTTTGGTCAAAATTGgggcggtgggtagtaatttggggcggtaaatagtagtccacttATTTTATCGCCTGAAAACACTTGAGGGATCGCATGAAACAGTCCATGAAACAAAGAACCATCTGCATCAATGTCCTGAACCACCAACCCCAAGCTCTTGCTCCCTTCAGGCACGTTCTAACGGTGGAGTTACCTCGTCCTTGCTAATTTTGCTATTGCAGGTCAGACTAATCTCAATTTATCTCCCATTTTTGCTCTACATTATTTCTTAATTTCATTCAATAATTTGTAGTATGCCCATCTTTATCATACCAGTGCTGTAAAACCCAAAACCTAACTTCCACCGCCTTTTAGACCTAAATCTTtctaaataatcaaatttacgCAGAATAAGACTGAAAAGAGCCGCCCAATAATCGCCCACCTGAGAACTCGGCGCCTCTCGATTTGTTCGTCCAAATCGGGTTACTAGATAATCCAAAATATGCTTTCTGGGGTCAAGTTTATACCTCGTGATCAGGTTCGTAAATCTTGAGTTTTCTACTTTATTCTTACTTTTAACTGCACTTCAGTGTATAATGTAcagttttttcttttcattttttaaattactcAATTTTAGACATGTTTCTGATTTTACTTTGCTGGGCATTAGGCAGAAGGTGTAATTGAGGATGGTTCtaataaaaagagaaagaatTCGAGTAGCAAAAGAGAAAAGAATAGGAGAAAAACGAATAGTAGTTCAGATGATGATATCGGGAAAATAACGAAAGGGtcgaggaagaagaagaaggaaaagtGGTACTCTTCTGATGAGTATACATCAGAAGATTCAAGTGGTAGCAAAAACGAGGGAAAGAAACACAAGAGTAGAAGAAAGAATCGTAAGAAAGAATATTCGTCTGAGGATTATTCGTCGTCTGCCTCTGAAGATGAGGGTCGAAAAGGGAGGAGCAAAAAGGATGGAAGCAAGAAGAAAAagggaaaaatagaaaaagattcGAGTATTCATTTATCCGGTATGTAATTCTTGgagtttttatattaatgtttCATTTCTTATACCTGATGGATTCAAAATTGATTGTGTTTCTAATTACTGCCTTCTAGAGGATGCTAGGAGTTCT is a window of Mercurialis annua linkage group LG2, ddMerAnnu1.2, whole genome shotgun sequence DNA encoding:
- the LOC130015175 gene encoding uncharacterized protein LOC130015175 produces the protein MTDNARNSSGNEYPPSETSVSGFAEVHLEDYGSDGIDYSERFFYENGFESDTEAINWAKGIAIQIGFELVISSHKKGGLVKLLRCCRGERYRGSHTDLDSFARKNTKTKACQCPFRIVVKFINGTWTVLAKSGISSMHNHALAVYPEGHRQMSGLSAAAKMIVRDMSAAQAKPCAILAAVQEKFPSDNRPSFPFFRRMFTIGPKLSSSEVSKSASSIRRSSMSSSSIRSSCI